In Vicinamibacterales bacterium, the following proteins share a genomic window:
- a CDS encoding DUF4203 domain-containing protein has protein sequence MLPASLQTPAAIVLLAGGLVACFAGYRAFRLVLGIYGFILGALFASSAMGTEHTVWMIGGALAGGVVGALILITAYFVGVALVGAGVGALAASVIWASLGREPGALVVIAFSIAGALGALALQRYVIIAATSFGGAWTIVVGALALMGRRMALEGAARNNVWLAYPMNPAPGQYWILFVWAGLGVAGVFVQLMLTAGPQKK, from the coding sequence TGCTCGCCGGCGGACTCGTCGCCTGTTTCGCGGGCTACCGCGCCTTCCGGCTGGTGCTCGGCATCTACGGTTTCATCCTCGGCGCGCTCTTCGCGAGCAGCGCCATGGGCACCGAGCACACCGTCTGGATGATCGGCGGCGCGCTCGCCGGCGGCGTCGTCGGCGCGTTGATTCTGATCACGGCCTACTTCGTCGGCGTGGCGCTGGTCGGTGCCGGCGTCGGCGCACTGGCGGCAAGCGTGATCTGGGCGTCGCTCGGCCGCGAACCCGGTGCGCTCGTCGTCATCGCGTTCTCGATCGCCGGCGCGCTCGGCGCGCTCGCGCTGCAGCGCTACGTGATCATCGCGGCCACGTCGTTCGGCGGCGCGTGGACGATCGTGGTCGGCGCGCTGGCACTGATGGGTCGGCGCATGGCACTCGAGGGGGCGGCGCGCAATAATGTATGGCTGGCCTATCCGATGAACCCGGCGCCAGGACAGTACTGGATCCTGTTCGTCTGGGCCGGGCTTGGTGTCGCCGGCGTGTTCGTGCAGTTGATGCTGACCGCCGGCCCGCAGAAAAAATGA
- a CDS encoding helix-turn-helix domain-containing protein — MEQIIPTTSRAGRARLRAPHIIKRLDAFLREHLDEPIHMAQLCDATGVSERSLRNACHAVCGTSPKRYLTRRRLDAVRLALAEARPGQDTVTRIATDYGFFELGRFAGIYTSVFGERPSDTLRSGASVSAA, encoded by the coding sequence ATGGAACAGATCATCCCGACGACCTCACGTGCCGGTCGTGCGCGTCTGCGCGCGCCGCACATCATCAAGCGGCTCGACGCGTTCCTCCGGGAACACCTCGACGAACCGATCCACATGGCGCAGCTCTGCGATGCCACCGGCGTCAGCGAACGCAGCCTGCGCAATGCGTGCCATGCGGTCTGCGGCACCAGCCCGAAGCGCTATCTGACGCGTCGCCGCCTCGACGCCGTGCGACTCGCGCTCGCCGAGGCGCGTCCCGGACAGGACACGGTCACCCGCATCGCCACCGACTACGGGTTCTTCGAGCTCGGTCGGTTTGCCGGCATCTACACATCTGTGTTCGGCGAGCGGCCGTCCGACACGCTGCGCAGCGGCGCCAGCGTCAGCGCCGCCTAA
- a CDS encoding alkaline phosphatase family protein — protein sequence MHRTRVLPVLIFPLLLALAPAPEPAPVRNVVIVTIDGMRWQEVFGGADRAYFKKTSDGKPSAAEQRFWREDVEARRTALMPFFWGTLATQGVVLGDPSRQSRVHLTNGLWFSYPGYSEMLTGRADPRVDSNDKVPNPNVTVLEWLDGRPRLHGKVYAVGDWDVLPFILNVERSHLPVGAKVPVPSPRSDRERAINDLTDDLPRYWEDVIFDAPVMQAALEALRVRQPRVLYVMLGETDEWAHGGRYDLYLDAAFRSDRFLGRLWERLQSLPAYKGTTALIVTTDHGRGAGTKDWTDHGRDVPAAETTWLAMLGPGTGPAGVREGATATTSQLAATVGALLGEDFRAAFPAAAAPLPGVKTQPAVSR from the coding sequence ATGCACCGCACCCGTGTACTGCCAGTCCTGATCTTCCCGCTGCTGCTCGCCTTGGCGCCGGCACCAGAGCCGGCGCCGGTCCGCAACGTCGTCATCGTGACCATCGACGGCATGCGATGGCAGGAGGTGTTCGGCGGCGCGGATCGCGCGTATTTCAAGAAGACCTCCGACGGAAAGCCCTCCGCGGCCGAGCAGCGCTTCTGGCGTGAAGACGTCGAGGCGCGACGCACGGCCCTGATGCCGTTCTTCTGGGGCACGCTGGCGACGCAGGGAGTGGTGCTCGGCGATCCGTCTCGCCAGAGCCGCGTGCATCTGACCAACGGGCTGTGGTTCTCGTATCCGGGCTACTCGGAGATGCTGACCGGACGGGCCGACCCGCGCGTCGACAGCAACGACAAGGTTCCCAACCCCAACGTCACGGTGCTCGAGTGGCTCGACGGCCGTCCGCGATTACACGGCAAGGTCTACGCCGTCGGCGACTGGGACGTCCTGCCGTTCATCCTCAACGTCGAGCGAAGCCACCTCCCGGTCGGCGCGAAGGTCCCGGTGCCGTCGCCGCGCAGCGACCGCGAACGGGCGATCAACGACCTGACCGACGATTTGCCGCGCTACTGGGAGGACGTGATCTTCGATGCGCCGGTGATGCAGGCGGCGCTCGAAGCCCTGCGCGTCCGGCAACCGCGCGTGCTGTATGTGATGCTCGGTGAAACCGACGAGTGGGCGCACGGCGGGCGTTACGATCTCTACCTGGACGCGGCGTTCAGGAGCGATCGGTTTCTCGGCCGGCTGTGGGAACGGCTGCAATCGCTGCCCGCCTACAAAGGGACCACGGCGCTCATCGTGACGACCGATCACGGACGCGGCGCCGGCACCAAGGACTGGACCGATCACGGCCGCGACGTGCCGGCGGCGGAAACCACATGGCTGGCGATGCTCGGGCCAGGCACCGGGCCGGCCGGCGTCCGTGAAGGGGCCACGGCAACAACCTCGCAGCTTGCCGCAACGGTCGGTGCCCTGCTGGGAGAGGATTTCCGGGCCGCATTCCCGGCGGCTGCTGCGCCGCTGCCGGGGGTGAAGACCCAGCCGGCCGTTTCACGCTGA
- a CDS encoding sigma 54-interacting transcriptional regulator, giving the protein MHPSLIRSYPTDSHPFAPLPARRAAPGGVAPFTDPQIAEGQSIVGQSPAMRYVIEQIHQVAATDSTVLLLGETGTGKELLATEIHQCSARRGRNMVRVNCAAIPGTLIESELFGREKGAFTGALARQIGRFELADRSTLFLDEIGDLPLEVQIKLLRVLEEREIERLGSPRTIRVDTRIIAATHRNLEQRIAEDTFRDDLYYRLNVFPVVVPPLRDRGDDVVLIAWRFVLEFAKAFGKQIDSIDEESLVAMRQYTWPGNVRELRNVVERAMITARGPRLAIAVPQAPSGTSARSARLCDVEREHIRSVLESSGWRIRGVGGAADRLGLRPTTLETRMVKLGLKRPRPA; this is encoded by the coding sequence ATGCATCCGTCACTCATTCGCTCTTATCCCACCGACAGTCACCCGTTTGCGCCGCTGCCGGCGCGCCGGGCCGCGCCCGGCGGCGTCGCTCCCTTCACCGATCCTCAGATCGCGGAAGGTCAGTCGATCGTCGGACAGAGCCCGGCGATGCGCTACGTCATCGAACAGATTCACCAGGTCGCGGCGACCGATTCGACCGTCCTCCTGCTCGGCGAGACCGGCACCGGCAAGGAGCTGCTCGCCACCGAGATCCACCAGTGCAGCGCGCGCCGCGGCCGCAACATGGTCCGCGTCAATTGCGCCGCCATTCCCGGCACCCTGATCGAGAGCGAGCTGTTCGGACGCGAGAAGGGAGCGTTCACCGGCGCGCTGGCCCGCCAGATCGGCCGCTTCGAGCTGGCCGACCGATCGACGCTGTTCCTCGACGAGATCGGCGACCTGCCGCTCGAAGTCCAGATCAAGCTCCTGCGCGTCCTCGAGGAGCGCGAAATCGAACGCCTCGGCAGTCCGCGCACCATCCGCGTCGACACCCGGATCATTGCCGCCACCCACCGCAACCTCGAGCAGCGCATCGCCGAGGACACGTTCCGGGACGATCTTTACTACCGGCTGAACGTGTTTCCGGTCGTCGTGCCGCCGCTGCGCGACCGCGGCGACGACGTGGTGCTCATCGCCTGGCGGTTCGTGCTCGAGTTCGCCAAGGCGTTCGGCAAGCAGATCGACAGCATCGATGAGGAGAGCTTGGTCGCGATGCGCCAGTACACCTGGCCCGGCAACGTCCGCGAGCTCCGCAACGTCGTCGAGCGCGCGATGATTACCGCGCGCGGGCCGCGACTGGCGATCGCTGTGCCGCAGGCCCCCTCCGGCACCTCGGCGCGCAGCGCGCGCCTCTGCGACGTCGAACGCGAGCACATTCGCAGCGTGCTCGAGAGCTCCGGCTGGCGCATTCGCGGCGTCGGCGGCGCCGCCGATCGCCTCGGCCTGCGTCCGACGACCCTCGAGACCAGAATGGTCAAGCTCGGCCTGAAGCGGCCCCGCCCGGCCTGA
- a CDS encoding DUF481 domain-containing protein, whose translation MSRAAWAATIALALLLGAAREAAAAKTDVVVLRNGDRLTCEVVQMRQGKLQVKTDDAGTIAIEWDKIASVTTADVYDLTLRDGSQLLGRLRPGTSAGRTVLVEGIGGVSSPSMSDVVSFEHIKKTFWSRIDGSFDLGGTYTKSSGIAELALNADARYRRPQYAVDAKLSTNLTHQEEEPDTARYTASTTYSRYRGPWIVSTLGLAEGNRELGFTVRGTVAESLGRYVTRTSHAEMLLAGGMALGQEKPVDASSVTNVDAVVVTTFSFFTYDYPTTRIDFGLLVFPSLDDPGRVRLNGDARFKREIFRDFYVSFSGFDTYDNRPKSTSAKQNDLGLSLSFGWTF comes from the coding sequence GTGTCTCGCGCCGCCTGGGCCGCGACCATCGCGCTCGCGCTGCTCCTCGGCGCCGCCCGCGAGGCCGCCGCGGCGAAAACCGACGTCGTCGTCCTCCGCAACGGCGACCGCCTCACCTGCGAGGTCGTGCAGATGCGGCAGGGCAAGCTGCAGGTCAAGACCGACGATGCCGGCACGATTGCGATCGAGTGGGACAAGATCGCGTCAGTCACGACCGCGGACGTGTACGACCTGACGCTGCGCGACGGCTCCCAACTGCTCGGCCGGCTCCGTCCGGGCACGTCGGCCGGCCGGACCGTCCTGGTCGAGGGCATCGGCGGCGTCTCCTCGCCGAGCATGAGCGACGTCGTCTCGTTCGAGCACATCAAGAAGACCTTCTGGAGCCGGATCGACGGGTCGTTCGATCTCGGCGGCACCTACACGAAGTCGAGCGGCATCGCCGAACTGGCGCTCAATGCCGACGCCCGCTACCGGCGTCCGCAGTACGCGGTGGATGCGAAACTCTCGACGAACCTGACCCACCAGGAGGAGGAGCCGGATACGGCGCGGTACACGGCCAGTACGACCTATTCGCGCTACCGGGGACCGTGGATCGTGTCGACGCTAGGGTTGGCGGAAGGCAACCGCGAGCTCGGGTTCACCGTCCGCGGCACGGTGGCCGAGTCGCTCGGCCGCTACGTGACTCGCACTTCGCACGCCGAGATGCTGCTCGCCGGTGGCATGGCTCTTGGCCAGGAAAAGCCGGTCGACGCCTCGTCGGTGACCAACGTCGACGCGGTCGTGGTGACGACGTTCTCGTTCTTCACCTACGACTATCCAACGACGCGGATTGACTTCGGGCTGCTGGTCTTCCCCAGCCTCGACGACCCCGGGCGGGTCCGCCTGAACGGCGATGCACGGTTCAAGCGTGAGATCTTCAGAGACTTCTACGTCAGTTTCAGCGGCTTCGACACTTACGACAACCGGCCCAAGTCGACGTCGGCGAAGCAGAACGACCTGGGGCTGTCGCTGTCGTTCGGCTGGACGTTCTGA
- a CDS encoding cation:dicarboxylase symporter family transporter, with protein MKLGLTAKVFIGLAAGIAVGLFIGERAASLQVWADAYIKLLQMTVLPYVAMSLIGGLGSLTRQEAARLGSRVGLLLLGFSVVALAAVFLFPLMFPPIQSASFFSTTLLEDTPPLDLIGLYIPANPFYALANNVVPAVVLFSALLGVALIGVRDKQIALGVIAVLNNALEGVARFIVSLTPYGLFAIAAVVAGTFDPEQAAKLQVYLLAYVAIALLLTFWVLPGLVAALTPIPHRAVLSCTRDALVMAFTTGSLFVVLPLLVEKSRQLLRTYAALPGEDERLPEVIIPAAYNFPHTAKIMSLSFVLFAAWFSGAPLPLKDYPALGTTGILTLFGSLNVAVPFLLDMFHVPADTFQLFLATSVVNARFGTLLSAVHTIAVALIGACAAGGALRFDAGKLLRFALTTAMFVVATVGGTHLVAERFAGSGYDRDKVLAGMHAIRNRGEAHVFDSAAPALPPLTGSVLDRIRSRKLVRVGYFEDSLPYAFTNSAGELVGLDVEMAYQLARDLGVGLELVPVSRTLFSQGLDPALCDLVMSGAVVTADRALHVLYSTPYLDETLAFIVADYRRAEFATWDDVVAQGKLRLGVPGASYYVDNIRARVPMAQLSVFTDVQSMFAQSGQLDAFILTAERGSAYTLLHPEYSVVVPKPQPIKVPLAYVIAGRDGPLATVIDTWIDLKKKDGTIDELFAHWIQGRNAVPHVRRWSVMDDVLHW; from the coding sequence GTGAAGCTCGGCTTGACCGCGAAGGTCTTCATCGGCCTCGCGGCCGGGATCGCGGTCGGCCTGTTCATTGGCGAACGCGCGGCGTCGCTGCAGGTGTGGGCAGACGCCTACATCAAGCTCCTGCAGATGACGGTGCTGCCGTACGTGGCGATGTCGCTCATCGGCGGTCTCGGCTCGCTCACCCGGCAGGAGGCGGCGCGGCTCGGCTCGCGGGTCGGCCTGCTGCTGCTCGGCTTCTCGGTCGTCGCGCTCGCCGCGGTATTCCTGTTCCCGCTGATGTTCCCGCCGATTCAGTCGGCGTCGTTCTTCAGCACGACGCTGCTCGAAGACACGCCGCCGCTCGACCTGATCGGGCTCTACATCCCCGCCAATCCGTTCTACGCGCTGGCCAATAACGTCGTTCCCGCGGTGGTCCTGTTCAGCGCCCTGCTCGGCGTGGCGCTCATCGGCGTGCGCGACAAGCAGATCGCGCTCGGCGTGATCGCCGTCCTCAACAACGCGCTCGAGGGCGTCGCGCGTTTCATCGTCTCGCTGACACCCTACGGCCTGTTCGCCATCGCGGCCGTCGTCGCCGGCACGTTCGACCCCGAGCAGGCGGCCAAGCTGCAGGTGTACCTGCTGGCTTACGTGGCGATCGCGCTGCTGCTGACGTTCTGGGTGCTGCCCGGCCTGGTGGCGGCGCTCACGCCGATCCCGCACCGCGCGGTGCTGTCGTGCACGCGCGACGCGCTGGTGATGGCCTTCACCACCGGCAGCCTCTTCGTGGTGCTGCCGCTGCTCGTCGAGAAATCGCGCCAGCTGCTGCGCACCTACGCAGCGTTGCCCGGCGAGGACGAGCGGCTGCCCGAGGTGATCATTCCCGCGGCCTACAATTTTCCGCACACCGCAAAGATCATGTCCCTCAGCTTCGTGCTCTTCGCCGCCTGGTTCTCGGGCGCGCCCCTGCCGCTGAAGGACTATCCGGCGCTCGGGACGACGGGGATCCTGACGCTGTTCGGCAGCCTGAACGTGGCGGTGCCGTTCCTGCTCGACATGTTCCACGTGCCCGCCGATACGTTCCAGCTGTTCCTGGCGACGAGCGTCGTCAACGCGCGGTTCGGCACGCTGCTCTCGGCCGTCCACACGATTGCGGTCGCCCTCATCGGCGCCTGCGCGGCTGGCGGCGCGCTCCGGTTCGACGCCGGGAAGCTGCTCCGTTTCGCGCTGACAACCGCCATGTTCGTCGTCGCGACGGTGGGCGGCACGCATCTGGTCGCCGAGCGTTTTGCCGGCTCCGGCTACGACCGCGACAAGGTGCTCGCCGGCATGCACGCGATCAGGAACCGCGGCGAGGCGCACGTCTTCGACTCAGCCGCGCCGGCGCTTCCGCCGCTGACGGGATCGGTGCTCGACCGCATCCGCTCGCGGAAGCTGGTGCGCGTCGGCTACTTCGAGGACAGCCTGCCCTACGCCTTCACCAACAGCGCCGGCGAACTGGTCGGCCTCGACGTGGAAATGGCCTATCAGCTGGCGCGCGATCTCGGCGTCGGCCTCGAGCTGGTGCCGGTCAGCCGCACGCTGTTCAGCCAGGGCCTCGATCCTGCGCTGTGCGATCTCGTCATGTCCGGGGCGGTCGTCACCGCGGATCGCGCGCTGCACGTGCTCTATTCGACGCCCTACCTCGACGAAACGCTCGCCTTCATCGTCGCCGACTACCGCCGCGCCGAATTCGCGACGTGGGACGACGTCGTCGCGCAGGGCAAACTGCGCCTCGGCGTCCCTGGCGCCAGCTACTACGTTGACAACATCCGCGCGCGCGTCCCCATGGCGCAGCTCTCCGTCTTCACTGACGTGCAGAGCATGTTCGCGCAGTCGGGACAGCTCGACGCATTCATCCTGACCGCCGAACGCGGCTCAGCCTACACGCTGCTGCACCCGGAGTACTCGGTGGTCGTCCCGAAGCCGCAGCCGATAAAGGTGCCGCTCGCGTATGTCATCGCCGGCCGCGATGGCCCGCTGGCGACAGTGATCGACACATGGATCGATCTGAAGAAGAAGGACGGGACGATCGACGAATTGTTCGCGCACTGGATCCAGGGGCGCAACGCCGTACCGCACGTGCGGCGGTGGTCGGTCATGGATGACGTGCTGCACTGGTGA
- a CDS encoding HAMP domain-containing sensor histidine kinase: MDAKARAAAAIAEAKAELDRALTEIDMIQTFNPTLVGLVAHSLSNYISVTSATVEMLQLTLRDSQDPDVPIWLEGIGHTAELMQHSVGRLVSLSAPRDFPLKLDQINITILMNRACDYFRKRSGTAAPQITSTRLGQVPLVWADRVALAVVADNLIGNAVRASSPHGSVQVRVTAEPGSVVCSIKDSGRGLSQDEQQAILEPGPQGPGETPQHAYAMAVTREFIRRMDGDLWVESEPDRGACFSFRLPAIE, encoded by the coding sequence ATGGACGCAAAGGCCCGGGCGGCGGCGGCTATCGCGGAAGCCAAGGCGGAGCTCGATCGCGCGCTGACCGAAATTGACATGATCCAGACATTCAATCCGACGCTCGTGGGCCTAGTCGCGCATTCCCTGAGCAACTACATTTCCGTGACATCCGCGACCGTCGAGATGCTCCAGCTCACGCTGCGCGATTCGCAGGATCCGGACGTCCCGATCTGGCTCGAGGGCATCGGCCACACCGCTGAGCTGATGCAGCATTCGGTCGGGCGGCTCGTGTCTCTGTCGGCACCCCGCGATTTTCCGCTCAAGCTCGATCAGATCAACATCACGATCCTGATGAACCGCGCCTGCGACTACTTTCGGAAACGCTCCGGGACGGCCGCCCCGCAGATCACTTCCACCCGGCTCGGCCAGGTGCCCCTCGTCTGGGCCGATCGCGTGGCCCTCGCCGTCGTCGCCGACAACCTGATCGGCAATGCGGTCCGCGCCTCGAGCCCGCACGGGTCCGTGCAGGTCCGGGTGACGGCGGAGCCGGGGAGCGTCGTCTGCAGCATCAAGGACTCCGGCCGGGGACTCAGCCAGGACGAGCAGCAGGCGATTCTCGAGCCCGGCCCCCAGGGCCCGGGCGAGACGCCCCAGCACGCCTATGCGATGGCCGTGACGCGGGAATTCATCCGGCGCATGGACGGCGACCTCTGGGTCGAGAGCGAGCCGGATCGCGGCGCCTGTTTTTCGTTCCGCCTGCCGGCGATCGAGTAG
- a CDS encoding OsmC family peroxiredoxin, with translation MATFSRNVTVNWEGPIMEGKGTAKAGSGAFDLPVSFPRRVGDPEGQTSPEELMAAAHAACFAMALNATVGRKGGSIARSEVSATVTADKGDAGIKILSSKLTVVAHGLTGISKEDFPAVAREAEGKCPVSNAYRGSLQIDLDAKAV, from the coding sequence ATGGCGACGTTTTCGCGCAACGTGACCGTGAACTGGGAAGGACCGATCATGGAAGGGAAGGGAACGGCCAAGGCCGGCAGCGGCGCTTTCGACCTGCCGGTCAGCTTCCCCCGCCGCGTCGGCGACCCGGAAGGGCAGACGAGCCCTGAAGAATTGATGGCCGCCGCACACGCCGCCTGCTTCGCGATGGCGCTCAACGCGACGGTCGGGCGAAAGGGCGGCTCGATCGCCCGGTCGGAGGTCAGCGCCACCGTCACCGCCGACAAGGGCGACGCCGGCATCAAGATTCTCTCGTCGAAGCTGACCGTGGTGGCGCACGGGCTGACCGGGATTTCCAAGGAAGATTTCCCGGCGGTGGCGCGCGAGGCGGAAGGCAAGTGCCCCGTCTCGAATGCGTATCGCGGCTCGCTGCAGATTGACCTCGACGCCAAGGCCGTCTGA
- a CDS encoding STAS/SEC14 domain-containing protein: MSRSARSSRPAPAPAPALRSDGANVYRADISGRLTEDGLKALQRAAAQEIRRGGRLRLLIVLKEFEGWDNGAGRDLGFYIRHGSDIERIAIVGDERWQSEALMFAGAGLRKAPVVYFRSRDALQAASWVAEDLSPS; encoded by the coding sequence TTGTCAAGGTCGGCAAGGTCCAGTAGGCCGGCGCCAGCCCCCGCACCGGCGCTCCGGAGCGACGGCGCCAACGTCTATCGCGCCGACATCAGCGGGCGGCTCACCGAGGATGGCCTGAAGGCGCTGCAGCGCGCCGCCGCTCAGGAGATCCGCCGCGGCGGCCGCCTCCGTCTGCTGATCGTGCTCAAGGAGTTCGAGGGCTGGGACAACGGCGCCGGCCGCGATCTCGGCTTCTACATCCGTCACGGCAGCGACATCGAGCGGATCGCGATCGTCGGCGACGAGCGGTGGCAAAGCGAGGCGCTGATGTTCGCCGGGGCCGGGCTGCGCAAGGCGCCGGTGGTGTATTTCAGGAGCCGCGACGCCCTACAGGCGGCCAGCTGGGTCGCCGAAGATCTCTCTCCATCGTGA
- a CDS encoding outer membrane beta-barrel protein, which translates to MFRRFGLVLGAALIAASPAGAQDVKPIQLTIGGGYTSALGTIHDHVANGGNFTIGLLFNTKSPVSFQAEYGYNGFMKKELDFNVASNPINPGVPTPFFADGNMQYFDGNLVFQPKTPGKASGYAVVGGGYYHRPVNITTPGVGYTTVCDPWWYVCYPALVPVDQVIGERSANDFGMDFGGGVDFKLSEHASIYVEARFHYIWGPTVSQANVPAGQTPTTLKANGEFLPITVGFRF; encoded by the coding sequence ATGTTTCGCAGGTTCGGACTCGTTCTCGGTGCCGCGCTGATCGCGGCCTCTCCCGCTGGCGCGCAGGACGTCAAGCCAATCCAACTCACGATCGGCGGCGGCTATACCAGCGCCCTCGGCACCATCCACGACCACGTCGCAAATGGCGGCAACTTCACCATCGGTCTGCTCTTCAACACGAAGTCGCCGGTGTCGTTCCAGGCGGAGTACGGATACAACGGCTTCATGAAGAAGGAGCTGGACTTCAACGTCGCGTCGAACCCGATCAACCCGGGCGTTCCCACACCGTTCTTCGCCGACGGGAACATGCAGTATTTCGACGGTAATCTCGTCTTCCAGCCGAAGACTCCCGGCAAGGCCAGCGGCTATGCCGTCGTCGGCGGCGGCTACTATCACCGTCCGGTCAACATCACCACCCCGGGCGTCGGCTACACGACGGTTTGCGATCCCTGGTGGTACGTCTGCTACCCGGCGCTCGTGCCGGTCGACCAGGTGATCGGTGAACGCAGCGCCAACGACTTCGGCATGGACTTCGGCGGCGGCGTCGACTTCAAGCTGTCCGAGCACGCCTCGATTTACGTCGAAGCCAGGTTCCACTACATCTGGGGACCGACCGTCTCGCAGGCGAACGTTCCGGCAGGCCAGACGCCGACAACCTTGAAGGCCAACGGCGAGTTCCTGCCGATTACCGTCGGCTTCCGCTTCTAG
- a CDS encoding response regulator transcription factor: MGKPRVILADDHTLLLEAFEKLLASECEIIAKVADGRALVAAVQELRPDLVVLDLSMPLLNGLEAARQIKAFDKNVRLVFVTMNEDPDLAAEAFRAGGSGYLLKRSAGSELLTAIRESMKHRSYVTPLVTEGMLGSLMHATSETPSRQLTSRQREVLQLLAEGKSMKQVASILNVTARTVAFHKYRMMEQLSIKTNAELIQYAIRNHFV, from the coding sequence ATGGGAAAGCCTCGGGTCATCCTGGCGGACGATCACACGCTACTGCTCGAGGCGTTCGAAAAGCTGCTGGCGTCGGAGTGCGAGATCATCGCCAAGGTGGCCGACGGCCGGGCGCTCGTCGCGGCCGTCCAGGAGCTCCGTCCCGATCTCGTCGTGCTCGACCTGTCGATGCCGCTCCTCAACGGCCTCGAGGCGGCGCGGCAGATCAAGGCTTTCGACAAGAACGTCCGTCTGGTGTTCGTCACGATGAACGAAGACCCCGACCTGGCGGCGGAGGCGTTCCGCGCCGGCGGCTCCGGGTATCTCCTGAAGCGGTCAGCCGGCTCGGAACTGCTCACCGCCATCCGCGAGTCGATGAAACACCGCTCCTACGTCACGCCACTCGTGACCGAGGGGATGTTGGGCTCGCTGATGCACGCAACGTCGGAGACCCCGTCGCGTCAGCTCACGTCCCGTCAGCGGGAGGTGCTCCAGCTGCTGGCCGAGGGCAAGTCGATGAAGCAAGTCGCGAGCATCCTCAACGTGACCGCCCGCACGGTCGCCTTTCACAAGTACCGGATGATGGAGCAGCTCAGTATCAAGACGAACGCCGAGCTGATTCAGTACGCCATCCGGAATCACTTCGTCTAG